Below is a genomic region from Paraburkholderia phenazinium.
ATTTCGATGAAGCGTTTGTCCGATGCGAGTCCTATAACGAGCTGTTTTCCCAAGGCCGCATAGGCCGTATTGCCGACCAAATCAGGCAGCAAGTCAAACCGCTGCAGACCAGACAGCACGTCACAGTACGCCGACACATCCGATGGCGCTCGAACTGCGTTACCTTGCATGGTTTGAACATAGGCCTGCTGACCCGACATCGCGGTACTGCTTATCTTGCCAGGCGTCATCGGCTCCTTTTCCAGACCAAGATAAGCCGCTATGCAGAAGACAAATTTGCAAGCGAGTTGATTCTGGCTCTGCGCGGCGGCGATATAGGAAAAGAGGCTTGTGTTTCTAGTGAGAGTTCTAAGCGGCGGGAATGCGTGGTCAGGAAAATCGCTAATCATCACGGAAATTGCAGACGCGGCGACGTCAATCGTCGGTGGCTGAATGGTCGGATTACCGTTTGCGATAAGTGAGATTTTCTGCGCGACTGATGACATGAACGCTTTAACGACTGGTTCACCGTTGTCATTCGCAAGTTGCTTAAGGAGAGCCCGAGCCGCGTCCGAGACGAGGTATTGGTCCAGTCCACTGGTCACCCACTCAATAAGTGTCTCAACACTTTGTTCAGATGAGCATGCCTGAAGCGCCCAAGTTTGGTCGCTCTTCTGGAGGCATTGCACCACCTCGGCCCACTGCGTCGGCGAGACCGGAAGCGTGAACTTGAATCCAGTCTGTTCGATGTATTCGCGTATGTTCTTTCTTGCAAGCAACAAGGTGAAATTGTCTTTCCACCTTTCCCAGATGGTGCCATACCCATTGCCATCTTGCTCACTCGACGCTTTCATCCCCGCCAGCAACTTCACCACCACGCTTGCTGACCTGGCATCATTTGCGACAATGGAGAGGAATGCATCAATTCCTGAGACGAGATTATCGTTCCTTAAATGGAGCGATGACGTCTCCGAAAGCGTCTGACAGGCGGCCTCAACCAGATGCCGCCGCAGGCTCGCCGGAATAAGAAGCGGTTCGGAGCTGTCGGCATTCTCTTCTTTGCACAGTGGAGCCAAGGCGCACAGAAATTGAAACAATCTCTCTTGCTGCGACCCAAGCTTTTTCAGGTCGCTCCGGACGTACTTGTCCAGAACATATCGCCCACTTGGCGTACGCTTTAGCAATTCTCGTAATTGTTTGCTATCGCCAGCATCCAGTGCTTTTTCAATCTCTGGACTGATGGTGAGGTATGACGCGTCATCTAGGCTTGATGCCCGATAGTGCAGCATAGCGAACACATCATTGAGCCTCTCTATGGGCAAAATTCGCGCTACGACCTCTGGAGGTTGACATGAGCTGACGTCGAGTTTAGGGGCACACAGTTCGTAGGCCGCAAGACAGGATAGTGGAACTGCATCGTCCCACTCAACTTTGGCCGCGACGAGCCTGTTTACAAAAGTGACAATCGCTCGAGGTGTCATTCGTCCGGGAGGTGGAATCTCCTCATACAACCTGAGAATCTCGTCGTGGTCCCCAGTATCATCTTTCCCAAACACTTTTTCCAAAAGTTCTGCCAGGTAGTTTTTCCATGAGTGAAGGAGTGGCGGTGGGACCGTGAAGCTCACTTGAAAAATCTTGTCAAAATTTGAAAGTCCTGAGTCTGCGACAGCTCGACGGTTTCCGTCGCTCTCTGAAGTTCGAGAACTCGCTAATGGCACAACCACCCACAGTCTCTTGAACCACGGCTCTGCGGCGAAGCTTGGGTTATCAAGAAAGGACCGGAGCAGTGTCCATATATCCGACGCTTCCTTTTCGTCGATGCGGTCTAGGTTGTCGACCACAATCACTAAACGGCGCGATTCCTTTTTAAGGACCTCACCCAGCAGCGTACCGAAGGCCCCTTGGAATTCAATGGAGGTTGGTTCCGCTTCCTCTATCGTTTCCGTCGTTTCAGCATTGGCGGCCCGCTTCACGACAATGTTGAGCATCCGGCCGGATGAAAAATAAAAGAAACCAGTCAAGACGAGCCATGCAGCGCCAGCAAATGAAAGCCTGGCTCCAGCATCCCAATCCCGAAGCGCATCACTCAAAGCGCCGAATGCGGTTGGTGCAACGATACCAAGCGCAATTAGCCCTCCGAGAATGAGTTTCGAAACGTCGTCGAAGTTAGGGTGGACTGTCTTGCTCGACACCTTTAGCCGCTTGCTCAGTTTGGCCAACTCACGTTCCCACCTTCCGCCCTTTGCTAGATTGTTGGTGAAATCAATCCACTTCGCACCCGACAACTTCATCAGCAATGAAGTCATGAAGGCGCGTCGAAGCGGGTCGCCGACATGCACCCACGCGTCGTATTGAAATACTAAGGTCGAGTATTCCTCCGCTGGTCGAGTTGCATGTTCCCCGGTCTCCAGTCGCTCAAGCAATTTCGTGAGCATTCCCACGACCGTAGACTTGCCACTGCCCCAAAATCCGTCGAGCTTGATGCTCTTTCCGCCGTCTGAGGTGAGGATGAGTTTGGTAATCGATTCTGCTAGTTGTTTATGTGCACCGCCAAGACGGTCGTCAAGATGCGGTACGTCCGGCAACAGCTTTGGATTGGCTTTGGAGGGCATCATTTTATGAGATGACACAAATGTAGTTCGAACCTGCGCACTACCCAGCAAGCCGTTGCTCATTGTAACGACGCGAACAGGTTGCAGCGGACTATGGGGCGGGTCTGACGACCGCGAAAGAATATCCGTGGTTGTCGACCCAAGCACGTGCCCAGTCCAGTCCAGCGAACTGCGCCTCGTCTTCTGTATCAAATGCGCCGAGCACACCGGAAGCTTCGACCATCTTCGTCTCATGAATGATGGTTCCACTTGCAGCGTATCGCTCAGGCAGCAGGATGTCCTCCTGCTGCCTTATGGCGTGGCCGAAAAGTCGGTACCCTTTGTAGATTCCTGATTCCATTAACGCGTGACCTCAGCAGCCGTGTTGCGAGAATCAACCCGAAGCACATTTCCCTCGGGCGTTATCTGGCGCGGAATGTCAGAGAAGTCAGGCGCGTTGCCCGGCTTCAATGCGAGCTTTGGCGCCGGCGTACGATGAACCCGCGCCTTCGCGATATCTTGTACACCACCTGAATGCTTTGCCGACCTGTGTGCGGTCGCCGGGTGCTTAAGCGAAGCGCCCCTTGCTTCCGGTGGATTCCAGATTTCCTTGTACTCCTGAGTTGCAAATGCGGAGGACGTGCAGCCGAGCAGCAACAAAACACATCCAGAACATCTCACCGTTCCTTCTCCCTGTTGCCTCGCTTTAACGATTCACTGCACCGGACGCCCAGACCGACGCATTCGCCGTTGCAACCAGAGCAGTAATGTCGGTCGCGAACAGCGTCATCGACCTGCCAGACCGTGCCGCTCGCCGGCATTGCTGTCCCTACGGCATGGCCATTTTCGCATGCGAAAAAGACAGGCTCACCGTTTTTCCCACGCCTCACCGCGTCGTCAATGGCCTCGTCGCCGAAGGCTGAGCGTAGTTTTGCCATGAAGGCGGCCAGCTCAGGCATCGGATGGCCGGCCTTTCGAACGCGTGCATCCATGAGTCAGCCCCCGATTAAAAGTGCCAGTTCGTTGTCGCAAGATTGCGTGTACGATACTGTATAAATATACAGGTTTTTTTACTTCTCCATGTCCACCGCTACCGTCCCCGCCGAGGAGATTCACCCGTCTCTGTGGCGAGCGTCCCAGCTCGCGCGCGGGCGTGGGCGGTTTCTGGAAACCGGGTATCCCGCGCTATCGGCGGAGCTGCCTGGTGGCGGATGGCCCGTAGGGGCGCTGGTCGACCTGCTGGTCCAGCAAGCCGGTACGGGTGAATTGCGGTTGCTGCAGCCAGGGCTCTGCAAGGCCGGTATCCGTCCGGTCGCATTTGTGCAGCCACCCCATGCCCTCAACGGACTGGG
It encodes:
- a CDS encoding P-loop NTPase fold protein — its product is MSNGLLGSAQVRTTFVSSHKMMPSKANPKLLPDVPHLDDRLGGAHKQLAESITKLILTSDGGKSIKLDGFWGSGKSTVVGMLTKLLERLETGEHATRPAEEYSTLVFQYDAWVHVGDPLRRAFMTSLLMKLSGAKWIDFTNNLAKGGRWERELAKLSKRLKVSSKTVHPNFDDVSKLILGGLIALGIVAPTAFGALSDALRDWDAGARLSFAGAAWLVLTGFFYFSSGRMLNIVVKRAANAETTETIEEAEPTSIEFQGAFGTLLGEVLKKESRRLVIVVDNLDRIDEKEASDIWTLLRSFLDNPSFAAEPWFKRLWVVVPLASSRTSESDGNRRAVADSGLSNFDKIFQVSFTVPPPLLHSWKNYLAELLEKVFGKDDTGDHDEILRLYEEIPPPGRMTPRAIVTFVNRLVAAKVEWDDAVPLSCLAAYELCAPKLDVSSCQPPEVVARILPIERLNDVFAMLHYRASSLDDASYLTISPEIEKALDAGDSKQLRELLKRTPSGRYVLDKYVRSDLKKLGSQQERLFQFLCALAPLCKEENADSSEPLLIPASLRRHLVEAACQTLSETSSLHLRNDNLVSGIDAFLSIVANDARSASVVVKLLAGMKASSEQDGNGYGTIWERWKDNFTLLLARKNIREYIEQTGFKFTLPVSPTQWAEVVQCLQKSDQTWALQACSSEQSVETLIEWVTSGLDQYLVSDAARALLKQLANDNGEPVVKAFMSSVAQKISLIANGNPTIQPPTIDVAASAISVMISDFPDHAFPPLRTLTRNTSLFSYIAAAQSQNQLACKFVFCIAAYLGLEKEPMTPGKISSTAMSGQQAYVQTMQGNAVRAPSDVSAYCDVLSGLQRFDLLPDLVGNTAYAALGKQLVIGLASDKRFIEMLTSGVLDANEFAVRYIPVPDLRKAYLEALPSSFQPVPDVS